The proteins below are encoded in one region of Paenibacillus sp. YYML68:
- the pknB gene encoding Stk1 family PASTA domain-containing Ser/Thr kinase: protein MIGRQLGGRYEILERVGGGGMAIVYKGLDILLHRHVAVKVLRSQYVHDEEFIQRFRREAQAAASLSHPNVVSIYDVGQEEDVHYIVMEYVEGTTLNDLIKAKAPLQIEDAVHIAGQICDALDHAHHNQIIHRDIKPHNILIGRNGRVKVTDFGIARAVTSSTITQIGSVVGSVHYFSPEHAKGTPTGEQSDLYSLGIVMYQMLTAKLPFLGESPISVALKHLQEDVEEPRKVNPLIPQSVENIILRAMRKSTMERYRSAKEMLSDLESCLAPSRRNEAKVSFLDDDELDEERTRVMPALRPGQYGLPERSERTVSAAPKDDEEDDEEQLPARRRNRWVKPVIIIVVLLALLGGMWYAVGAVKQQFTIERVDVPTVVGLQLVQAQQKLQEAKLQSSFEYVKDAANAPKDTVIRQSQSNMKVNAGSTIQLFVSQGPDKKQMADVTKLTLNAATARLKELGILPGNIVIDSKHFDEEPDTVVSQTPAAGEEFTDPAAVMVKLVVSKGRESIPMPNLIGLSENEAKNKLLVSGLKLAKDGITYEASYKQSKGKVVEQFPFKANENTPPGTEISLTVSSGLPAEAGPMSVNIPIKPAREGKPSTVKIILTDAAYDTPFEYQTLTNVTKTEMLQVKLIVSPDKNALIQVKVDNNIADLITVTYQDYLAQKSGKPVTPGTGTPSTDDEEEQPAAGSGRQGADSGNTGSSGTQTGGGATGNSTTGGRNQ from the coding sequence ATGATCGGCAGACAGCTAGGAGGACGTTACGAAATTCTGGAGCGTGTCGGCGGCGGCGGAATGGCCATTGTATACAAGGGACTCGATATTTTATTACATCGTCATGTGGCTGTGAAGGTGCTCCGCTCGCAATATGTGCACGACGAGGAATTCATCCAGCGCTTCCGCCGCGAGGCACAAGCCGCCGCCTCCTTATCGCACCCGAACGTGGTCAGCATCTACGATGTTGGACAGGAAGAGGACGTCCATTACATCGTGATGGAGTATGTGGAAGGCACGACGCTGAACGATCTGATCAAGGCGAAGGCGCCCTTGCAGATCGAGGATGCGGTACATATTGCAGGTCAAATATGCGATGCTCTCGACCACGCGCATCATAACCAGATCATTCACCGGGACATCAAGCCTCATAACATCTTGATCGGCCGCAACGGACGTGTGAAGGTGACGGACTTCGGCATCGCCCGCGCGGTCACCTCGTCGACGATTACGCAGATCGGCTCGGTCGTCGGCTCCGTTCATTACTTCTCCCCGGAGCATGCGAAGGGAACGCCGACTGGCGAGCAATCCGACCTGTACTCACTGGGCATTGTGATGTACCAGATGCTGACGGCGAAGCTCCCGTTCCTTGGGGAGAGCCCGATCAGCGTGGCGCTGAAGCATCTGCAGGAGGATGTGGAGGAGCCGCGCAAGGTGAACCCGCTCATCCCGCAGAGCGTCGAGAACATCATTCTACGCGCGATGCGCAAAAGCACGATGGAGCGGTACCGCTCTGCGAAGGAGATGCTGTCTGATCTCGAATCGTGCCTCGCGCCCTCGCGTCGCAATGAGGCGAAGGTAAGCTTCCTCGATGACGACGAGCTCGACGAGGAGCGAACACGCGTCATGCCTGCGCTGAGGCCGGGTCAATACGGCTTGCCTGAACGCTCTGAGCGTACAGTCTCGGCCGCTCCGAAGGACGATGAGGAGGACGATGAGGAGCAGCTTCCTGCCCGTCGGCGCAACCGGTGGGTGAAGCCCGTCATCATCATCGTCGTGCTGCTCGCCCTGCTGGGCGGCATGTGGTACGCGGTCGGCGCGGTGAAGCAGCAGTTTACGATCGAGCGCGTCGACGTGCCGACGGTCGTCGGTCTTCAGCTCGTGCAGGCGCAGCAGAAGCTGCAGGAGGCGAAGCTGCAGTCGAGCTTCGAATATGTGAAGGATGCGGCCAATGCGCCGAAGGATACGGTCATTCGCCAGAGCCAGTCGAACATGAAGGTGAACGCGGGCTCGACGATTCAGCTGTTCGTCAGCCAGGGACCGGACAAGAAGCAGATGGCGGACGTGACGAAGCTGACGCTCAATGCCGCGACCGCAAGGCTCAAGGAGCTCGGCATATTGCCTGGCAACATCGTGATCGATTCCAAGCACTTCGACGAGGAGCCGGATACCGTCGTCAGCCAGACGCCGGCAGCAGGAGAGGAGTTCACCGACCCTGCGGCGGTCATGGTCAAGCTTGTTGTGTCCAAGGGCCGCGAGTCGATCCCGATGCCGAACCTGATCGGCCTGTCCGAGAACGAGGCGAAGAACAAGCTGCTCGTCAGCGGCTTGAAGCTTGCCAAGGACGGCATTACGTATGAAGCGAGCTACAAGCAGTCGAAAGGCAAGGTCGTCGAGCAATTCCCGTTCAAGGCGAACGAGAATACCCCTCCGGGTACCGAGATCTCGCTCACGGTCAGCTCCGGGCTGCCTGCGGAGGCGGGGCCGATGTCGGTTAATATTCCGATCAAGCCGGCGCGCGAGGGCAAGCCTTCCACGGTGAAGATTATACTTACGGATGCGGCTTACGATACGCCTTTTGAATACCAGACGTTGACGAACGTGACGAAGACCGAGATGCTGCAGGTGAAGCTCATTGTATCGCCGGACAAGAATGCGCTCATTCAGGTGAAGGTGGACAACAACATCGCCGATCTGATTACGGTGACCTATCAGGACTATCTCGCTCAGAAGAGCGGCAAGCCCGTCACACCGGGCACAGGCACGCCGAGCACGGATGACGAGGAGGAGCAGCCTGCTGCGGGATCAGGACGCCAAGGCGCCGATTCCGGTAACACGGGCTCATCCGGTACGCAGACCGGCGGCGGAGCAACGGGCAATTCCACTACAGGAGGACGGAACCAGTAA
- a CDS encoding Stp1/IreP family PP2C-type Ser/Thr phosphatase: MLKAAFLSDIGLVRTVNEDSAFVQEQVHGWSLAIVADGMGGHQAGDVASKMAVEWIPQGLLPLDPAASEEELAERLKSAVELANAQIFEFASGRESYHGMGTTVVAVLANPSVAVIAHIGDSRAYRIREGRLEQLTQDHSLVNELLKSGQITREEADHHPRRNVLTRALGTEATIEVDVQSVYWRPGDLLLLCSDGLSGLVEQERILSTVLEESSLEHKVRRLVDEALAAGGDDNVTVVLLENVPQNGEASQQTREAR, translated from the coding sequence ATGCTGAAGGCAGCTTTTTTATCCGACATCGGGCTCGTGCGCACCGTCAATGAGGACAGCGCGTTCGTGCAGGAGCAGGTGCACGGCTGGTCGCTTGCCATCGTGGCGGACGGCATGGGCGGACATCAGGCTGGAGATGTGGCGAGCAAGATGGCCGTCGAGTGGATTCCGCAAGGGCTGCTGCCACTGGACCCAGCTGCCTCCGAGGAGGAGCTGGCGGAGCGGCTGAAGTCGGCGGTCGAGCTGGCGAATGCGCAAATATTCGAGTTCGCCTCAGGGCGCGAAAGCTATCACGGTATGGGCACGACGGTCGTCGCGGTTCTAGCGAATCCGAGCGTCGCCGTCATCGCCCATATCGGCGACAGCCGGGCGTATCGTATTCGTGAGGGACGTCTTGAGCAGCTAACCCAGGATCATTCGCTTGTGAATGAGCTCCTGAAGAGCGGGCAAATTACTCGGGAGGAAGCCGACCATCATCCGCGGCGCAACGTGCTGACACGCGCTCTTGGCACCGAGGCGACGATCGAGGTCGACGTGCAGAGCGTCTACTGGCGGCCGGGCGACCTGCTGCTGCTATGCAGCGACGGCTTAAGCGGACTCGTGGAGCAGGAGCGCATCCTCAGCACCGTGCTGGAGGAGAGCAGCCTCGAGCATAAGGTACGGCGTCTTGTCGACGAGGCGCTGGCGGCTGGCGGCGACGATAATGTGACCGTCGTGCTGCTGGAGAACGTTCCACAGAACGGTGAGGCAAGTCAACAAACGCGGGAAGCGAGGTGA
- the rlmN gene encoding 23S rRNA (adenine(2503)-C(2))-methyltransferase RlmN: MEMPASKMPKNEKPYVYDYTLEDWESWVKANGESGFRAGQIFDWLYVKRVSSFEQMTNLPKSLREKLQAQFDFVTLSEVAQYRSKDGTVKFLFELTDKNAIETVIMKHSYGNSICVTTQVGCRIGCTFCASTLGGLKRNLTSGEIIAQVVKAQQLLDATSERVSSIVIMGIGEPFENYEAVMKFLKVMIHPKGLNIGQRHITVSTSGIVPNIYQFAEENTQINLAISIHAPNDELRSKLMPVNRRFPFAELIEACRYYVAKTGRRITFEYALMGGVNDRPEHAEELAQVLKTFPMAHVNLIPVNFVSERDFVRTERNDIFAFQRILEKYKITATIRREQGSDIAAACGQLRAQHMEAGAR, encoded by the coding sequence ATGGAAATGCCAGCAAGCAAAATGCCGAAAAACGAAAAGCCTTACGTCTACGATTATACGCTGGAGGACTGGGAGTCCTGGGTGAAGGCGAACGGGGAGTCCGGCTTCCGCGCCGGGCAAATTTTCGATTGGCTGTATGTGAAAAGAGTATCAAGCTTCGAGCAAATGACGAACTTGCCGAAGTCGCTTCGCGAGAAGCTGCAGGCACAGTTCGACTTCGTGACGCTGTCAGAGGTCGCGCAGTACCGTTCCAAGGACGGTACGGTCAAGTTCTTGTTCGAGCTGACGGACAAGAATGCGATTGAGACGGTTATTATGAAGCACAGCTATGGCAACAGCATCTGCGTGACAACACAGGTCGGCTGCCGCATCGGCTGCACGTTCTGCGCCTCGACGCTCGGCGGCTTGAAGCGCAATCTGACCTCAGGGGAAATTATTGCCCAGGTCGTCAAGGCGCAGCAGCTGCTCGATGCGACGAGCGAGCGGGTCAGCAGCATCGTCATTATGGGCATCGGCGAGCCGTTCGAGAACTATGAGGCAGTCATGAAGTTCCTCAAGGTGATGATTCATCCGAAGGGACTGAACATCGGCCAGCGCCACATTACGGTGTCGACGAGCGGCATCGTGCCGAACATTTACCAATTCGCCGAGGAGAATACGCAGATTAATCTGGCGATCTCGATTCATGCGCCGAACGATGAGCTGCGCTCGAAGCTGATGCCGGTCAACCGGCGCTTCCCGTTCGCCGAGCTGATCGAGGCTTGCCGCTACTACGTAGCGAAAACAGGCCGACGCATTACGTTCGAATACGCGCTGATGGGCGGCGTGAACGATCGTCCCGAGCATGCGGAGGAGCTGGCGCAGGTGCTGAAGACGTTCCCGATGGCACATGTCAATCTCATTCCGGTCAATTTCGTCTCCGAGCGTGACTTCGTCCGCACGGAGCGCAACGACATCTTCGCGTTCCAGCGCATTCTGGAGAAGTACAAAATCACGGCCACGATTCGGCGCGAGCAAGGAAGCGATATTGCGGCAGCATGCGGTCAGCTGCGCGCACAGCACATGGAAGCGGGTGCGAGGTGA
- the rsmB gene encoding 16S rRNA (cytosine(967)-C(5))-methyltransferase RsmB, producing MRENERERKGAGTQGASGQGSKRAGGAGAQGDKRGAAAGAGRAAGAQRAGRGAAASTQVAGPQGGKPQPHRAAGAQGSARDRGAGSAATGRTGGKSQARPAAASASGTAAARAPRQGGARRTAREAALDVLTRIETDKAYSNLLLNQTLQSYKLDRADAGLATEIVYGTVQRLNTIDYYLAPFVAKGLAKLEPWVRSLLRLSFYQLHYLDRVPDHAVVSEAVNLAKRRGHAGISGMVNGVLRSVLRSKDTLALPAGLTPEAQIALEHSHPEWLVKRWSLQYGLQTAEAICRANNEPPRVSLRANTLRLERSALVERLRQQGLDAEPSRLAPAGVVVRGGGNMALTPEFASGLFSIQDESSMLVAEWVDPQPGERVLDCCAAPGGKTAHLAERMGDKGEVVATDVHEHKRELVSAQAERLGLSSVETVTADARTLADRYPKASFDRILLDAPCSGLGVIRRKPDVKWTKTEAEIEAIRLVQLELLEAVSPLLKPGGVLVYSTCTIERSENEELVRTFIASHPEFELDEPPAAAQPAITVSTAPTSQADTLPSEAGSSPAMRQLMPYEFGSDGFFLARLRRRA from the coding sequence GTGAGGGAGAACGAGAGAGAACGGAAGGGCGCAGGTACGCAGGGTGCCTCCGGACAAGGGAGCAAGCGAGCTGGCGGTGCAGGTGCGCAAGGCGACAAGCGCGGTGCGGCGGCAGGCGCAGGTAGAGCAGCCGGTGCCCAGAGAGCGGGGCGTGGAGCGGCAGCAAGCACGCAAGTCGCAGGCCCGCAGGGTGGCAAGCCGCAGCCGCACAGAGCGGCAGGGGCGCAAGGCTCCGCTCGCGATAGAGGAGCAGGCTCAGCAGCCACAGGTCGCACGGGCGGCAAGTCGCAGGCCCGCCCTGCCGCGGCAAGCGCGTCGGGCACCGCAGCAGCCCGTGCGCCTCGCCAAGGCGGCGCGCGGCGCACGGCGCGTGAGGCGGCGCTCGACGTGCTGACGCGCATCGAGACCGATAAGGCATACAGCAACCTGCTGCTGAACCAGACGCTGCAGTCGTACAAGCTCGACCGGGCGGACGCAGGTCTTGCGACGGAGATCGTGTACGGCACGGTGCAGCGGCTCAATACGATTGACTATTACTTGGCGCCGTTCGTCGCCAAGGGACTCGCCAAGCTGGAGCCTTGGGTGCGGTCGCTGCTGCGTCTAAGCTTCTACCAGCTGCACTATCTCGACCGCGTGCCCGATCACGCGGTCGTCAGCGAGGCGGTCAATCTCGCGAAGCGGCGCGGCCATGCCGGCATCTCCGGCATGGTGAACGGCGTGCTGCGCAGCGTGCTCCGCAGCAAGGACACGCTGGCGCTGCCTGCAGGCTTGACGCCAGAGGCGCAGATCGCGCTCGAGCACTCGCATCCCGAGTGGCTCGTCAAGCGCTGGAGTCTGCAGTACGGGCTGCAGACCGCAGAAGCGATCTGCCGCGCGAACAACGAGCCGCCGCGCGTGAGCCTGCGGGCCAATACGCTGCGGCTCGAGCGCTCGGCGCTCGTGGAGCGGCTGCGCCAGCAGGGGCTTGACGCTGAGCCGTCGCGCCTTGCGCCTGCGGGCGTCGTCGTGCGCGGCGGCGGCAATATGGCGCTGACGCCGGAGTTCGCGAGCGGCCTATTCTCCATTCAAGACGAGAGCTCGATGCTCGTCGCCGAATGGGTCGATCCGCAGCCGGGCGAGCGGGTGCTCGACTGCTGTGCTGCGCCCGGAGGCAAGACGGCGCATCTGGCCGAGAGGATGGGCGACAAGGGAGAGGTCGTCGCGACCGACGTGCACGAGCATAAGCGCGAGCTCGTGTCCGCTCAGGCCGAGCGACTCGGTCTGTCGTCCGTCGAGACGGTCACGGCGGACGCGAGAACGCTGGCGGATCGGTATCCGAAGGCGAGCTTCGACCGCATCCTGCTCGATGCGCCTTGCTCGGGTCTAGGCGTCATTCGGCGCAAGCCCGATGTGAAGTGGACGAAGACGGAGGCGGAGATCGAGGCGATTCGTCTAGTGCAGCTGGAGCTGCTCGAGGCGGTGTCGCCGCTGCTGAAGCCGGGCGGGGTGCTCGTGTACAGCACGTGCACGATTGAGCGCTCGGAGAATGAGGAGCTCGTGCGTACGTTTATAGCGAGTCATCCCGAATTCGAGCTGGACGAGCCGCCAGCAGCGGCGCAGCCTGCCATCACGGTCTCTACCGCCCCGACTTCTCAAGCAGACACCTTGCCTTCCGAGGCAGGCAGCTCACCTGCGATGCGGCAATTGATGCCGTACGAGTTCGGCTCGGACGGGTTCTTCCTCGCGAGGCTGCGCAGACGAGCATAG
- the fmt gene encoding methionyl-tRNA formyltransferase, whose amino-acid sequence MRTRVVFMGTPDFAVPALRLLLGSSLVEVVGVVTQPDRPVGRKRVLTPTPVKVEAQKHGLPVLQPERLRRGEALDELRALQPELIVTAAYGQILPPSVLELPRLGCINLHASLLPKYRGGAPIHYAVMNGDAVTGVTIMYMAEGLDTGDMISRIEVPIGDDDTTGTMFDKLSDAAAELLEQTLPALLNGTVQAVPQDESQAVYSPNVSRELERIDWSLPSLRIWNLVRALYPRPGAYTLWNGDVLKVWTCAKPDGPGGRSVDGVVPGTVLEAGAQGIVVATGDGVLRITELQPAGKKAMDAATFARGGQLAPGTVLGLAAQSPETGVDSAT is encoded by the coding sequence ATGAGGACTCGCGTCGTATTCATGGGAACGCCGGACTTTGCTGTTCCGGCGCTGAGGCTGCTGCTGGGCAGCAGCCTTGTTGAGGTGGTCGGCGTCGTAACGCAGCCGGACCGGCCTGTGGGCCGCAAGCGCGTGCTGACGCCGACGCCGGTGAAGGTGGAGGCCCAGAAGCACGGCCTCCCGGTGCTGCAGCCGGAGCGGCTTCGGCGCGGAGAGGCGCTGGACGAGCTGCGAGCGCTGCAGCCGGAGCTGATTGTGACGGCGGCTTACGGGCAGATTTTGCCCCCATCGGTGCTGGAGCTGCCGCGGCTCGGCTGTATTAATCTGCATGCGTCGCTGCTGCCGAAGTATCGGGGCGGGGCACCGATCCACTATGCGGTCATGAACGGGGACGCGGTGACCGGCGTGACGATTATGTATATGGCGGAAGGGCTTGATACGGGCGATATGATCAGCCGCATCGAGGTGCCGATCGGCGATGACGATACGACGGGCACGATGTTCGATAAGCTGAGCGATGCCGCCGCTGAGCTGCTGGAGCAGACGTTGCCTGCGCTCCTGAACGGCACGGTACAGGCGGTGCCGCAGGACGAGTCGCAGGCGGTCTATTCGCCGAACGTGTCCCGTGAGCTGGAGCGCATTGACTGGAGCTTGCCGTCGCTGCGTATCTGGAATCTCGTGCGTGCGCTCTATCCGCGTCCGGGCGCTTACACGCTGTGGAACGGCGATGTGCTGAAGGTATGGACATGTGCGAAGCCGGACGGCCCGGGGGGTCGTTCTGTGGACGGCGTCGTGCCAGGCACGGTGCTGGAGGCGGGAGCGCAAGGCATCGTCGTCGCGACAGGCGACGGCGTGCTGCGCATTACAGAGCTGCAGCCGGCGGGCAAGAAGGCGATGGACGCGGCGACGTTCGCCCGCGGCGGACAGCTGGCGCCGGGCACGGTGCTCGGACTCGCTGCGCAGTCTCCAGAGACGGGAGTTGATTCAGCGACGTGA
- the def gene encoding peptide deformylase → MAIKIIVNDPDPILREKSKPVPTITPNIIKLLDDMADTMYDAEGVGLAAPQIGILKRVIVMDCGDEHGLIELINPEIIEREGEMLGPEGCLSIPGLRGDVSRAARVKVKGLNRHGEEIVIEGTELLARCIQHEVDHLDGILYTDLAVNMYRAVDEEHEEG, encoded by the coding sequence ATGGCTATTAAGATCATTGTGAACGATCCCGATCCGATTCTGAGGGAAAAAAGCAAGCCGGTGCCGACCATTACGCCGAACATCATTAAGCTGCTCGACGATATGGCCGATACGATGTACGATGCGGAGGGCGTCGGCCTCGCCGCACCGCAGATCGGCATTCTGAAGCGCGTCATTGTAATGGACTGCGGCGATGAGCACGGCTTGATCGAGCTGATCAATCCGGAAATTATCGAGCGCGAGGGCGAGATGCTCGGACCGGAGGGCTGCTTGAGCATTCCGGGGCTGCGCGGTGACGTTAGCCGCGCCGCCCGCGTGAAGGTGAAGGGGCTGAACCGGCATGGGGAGGAGATCGTCATCGAAGGCACGGAGCTGCTCGCCCGCTGCATTCAGCATGAGGTCGATCATCTGGACGGCATTCTGTATACGGATCTGGCGGTCAACATGTACCGTGCGGTCGACGAGGAGCACGAGGAAGGATGA